The Anaerobacillus alkaliphilus genome window below encodes:
- a CDS encoding ornithine--oxo-acid transaminase produces the protein MSKTNEIIQQTEKFGARNYHPLPIVISRAEGVWVEDPEGNKYIDMLSAYSAVNQGHRHPKIIQALKDQADRITLTSRAFHNDQLGEFYEKVSALTGKSMVLPMNTGAEAVETAVKAVRRWAYDVKGVEANRAEIIVCEDNFHGRTMTAVSLSSNEEYKRGFGPMLPGIKIIPYGDLEALKGAITENTAAFMLEPIQGEAGIIIPPEGFLKDAYEVCKQNNVLLVADEIQSGLGRTGKTFACDWDQVVPDMYILGKALGGGVMPISAVAANEDVLGVFEPGSHGSTFGGNPLSCAVSVASLQVLEEEKLAERSLELGHYFQEKLKEINSSVIKEVRGKGLFIGVELTEPARKYCEQLKEKGLLCKETHVNVIRFAPPLVISKEDLDWALEHITSVLEV, from the coding sequence ATGAGTAAAACAAACGAAATTATTCAACAAACAGAGAAGTTTGGAGCGCGCAACTATCATCCGCTTCCAATTGTTATTTCAAGAGCTGAAGGTGTTTGGGTAGAAGACCCAGAAGGGAATAAGTATATTGATATGTTAAGTGCTTATTCTGCAGTAAATCAAGGTCACAGACATCCAAAGATTATTCAAGCATTAAAAGATCAAGCTGATCGCATTACACTAACTTCGAGAGCATTTCATAATGATCAACTAGGTGAATTTTATGAAAAGGTTTCCGCGTTAACTGGAAAAAGCATGGTATTACCAATGAACACAGGTGCTGAAGCTGTTGAAACGGCTGTGAAAGCAGTTCGCCGCTGGGCGTATGACGTAAAAGGTGTGGAAGCCAACCGAGCTGAGATTATTGTTTGTGAAGATAACTTTCATGGACGAACGATGACGGCTGTTTCTCTTTCTTCTAATGAAGAATATAAACGAGGATTTGGTCCAATGCTTCCGGGAATTAAAATCATTCCTTATGGTGATCTTGAAGCGCTAAAAGGAGCCATTACTGAAAACACAGCAGCGTTTATGCTTGAACCAATTCAAGGTGAAGCTGGGATTATTATTCCTCCTGAAGGCTTCCTAAAAGATGCATATGAAGTTTGTAAACAAAATAATGTGCTACTCGTTGCTGATGAAATTCAATCAGGTTTAGGACGTACAGGTAAGACCTTTGCGTGTGACTGGGATCAAGTTGTGCCTGATATGTACATTCTTGGAAAAGCACTTGGGGGTGGCGTCATGCCAATCTCTGCAGTAGCTGCAAATGAAGATGTACTAGGCGTATTTGAACCAGGGTCACATGGTTCAACCTTTGGTGGGAATCCGTTATCATGTGCTGTATCTGTCGCTTCTTTGCAAGTTTTAGAAGAGGAAAAATTAGCAGAGCGTTCGTTGGAACTAGGTCATTATTTTCAAGAAAAGTTAAAAGAGATTAACAGCTCTGTAATCAAAGAAGTTCGTGGTAAAGGTTTGTTTATTGGAGTTGAGTTAACAGAACCGGCTCGTAAATATTGCGAACAGTTAAAAGAAAAAGGATTACTATGTAAAGAAACGCATGTAAACGTTATTCGTTTTGCGCCACCGCTTGTTATTTCAAAAGAAGATTTGGATTGGGCGTTGGAGCATATTACTAGTGTCTTAGAAGTTTAA
- a CDS encoding rhodanese-like domain-containing protein, protein MNNFIRFLFLGILMIVFLTGCNEEALTGVKQLEVSDLSYRMADSIKNNDEAFYIDVREDYEFNEAYIEGFVNYPLSSFEQTYQDLPKDKEIIVICRSGNRSMKAAAFLKEQGYENVTNIKGAMLDWKGETKSAN, encoded by the coding sequence ATGAACAATTTTATCAGATTTTTATTCTTAGGAATCTTGATGATCGTTTTTCTTACCGGTTGTAATGAAGAGGCTCTTACAGGAGTTAAGCAATTGGAGGTTAGTGATCTAAGCTATCGTATGGCGGACTCGATAAAAAACAATGATGAAGCTTTTTACATTGATGTAAGGGAAGATTATGAATTTAATGAAGCGTATATCGAGGGCTTCGTGAATTACCCTTTGAGTTCCTTTGAACAAACCTATCAGGATCTACCTAAAGATAAAGAAATTATTGTTATTTGTAGAAGTGGAAATAGAAGTATGAAGGCAGCGGCGTTTTTAAAAGAGCAAGGCTATGAAAATGTAACCAATATAAAGGGTGCTATGCTCGATTGGAAAGGTGAGACGAAGTCAGCCAATTAA
- the mgtE gene encoding magnesium transporter produces the protein MNADQLTVLIIKYLKENKKGALEKVIDELQPYDIAQLYQNLPGKHHFKFLLYLSPQQIADLIQELDSDLQIEILHRLGIEKSSKVMDLMENDDLADLLSELSVEKIQEYLAAMKSEDSTYVQNLMTYSPETAGGLMTNQFVWIKNDYTVRDAVDKLKSFAEMNHTIYYLYVINDNKELVGVVSYRDMLLSNIDEKISDIMFNRVISVPVDLDQEEVAQLIQRYDFVAVPVVDEKNKLLGIVTVDDVIDVVIQEANEDIEKLSASGKDIDFNTKATTASFRRLPWLILLLFIGLISGSIISGFEDTLEQVVALVFFMPMIAGMTGNTGTQSLAVVVRGLISHDLDRKTVVKLVTRELGVGLIIGITCGALIAIIAYVWLGPIYSLIVGGSLILTLIIGTMAGTIIPLLLYRFNIDPAVASGPLITTLNDIFSLIVYFSFATAFLSYL, from the coding sequence ATGAATGCTGATCAATTAACCGTACTTATTATTAAGTACCTAAAAGAAAATAAAAAAGGCGCCCTCGAAAAGGTTATTGATGAACTTCAACCTTACGACATCGCCCAACTGTATCAAAACCTACCTGGCAAACACCATTTTAAATTTTTATTGTATTTATCACCTCAACAAATTGCTGATCTCATCCAGGAGTTGGATAGTGATTTGCAAATTGAAATTCTTCATCGCCTTGGTATCGAAAAGTCATCTAAAGTTATGGACTTAATGGAAAATGATGACTTAGCAGACTTATTAAGTGAGCTTTCTGTTGAAAAAATCCAAGAATATTTGGCTGCGATGAAATCGGAGGATTCTACTTACGTTCAGAATTTAATGACCTATTCGCCAGAAACAGCCGGCGGATTGATGACCAATCAGTTTGTTTGGATTAAGAATGATTATACTGTTCGAGATGCTGTGGACAAGCTAAAGTCATTTGCGGAGATGAACCATACAATTTATTACCTTTATGTCATTAATGATAATAAAGAACTTGTCGGTGTAGTTTCGTATCGAGACATGCTTCTTAGTAATATTGACGAGAAAATTAGCGATATTATGTTTAACCGAGTTATCTCGGTACCTGTTGATCTTGACCAAGAAGAAGTGGCACAACTCATTCAACGCTATGACTTCGTTGCTGTACCAGTTGTTGACGAAAAAAACAAATTACTTGGAATTGTAACTGTCGATGACGTGATTGACGTTGTCATTCAAGAGGCAAATGAAGATATCGAGAAATTATCTGCATCTGGTAAGGATATCGATTTTAATACAAAGGCAACGACTGCCTCTTTCCGCCGTTTACCATGGCTAATCTTATTATTATTCATCGGTTTAATCTCAGGTAGTATTATTAGTGGATTTGAAGATACTTTAGAACAAGTTGTTGCCTTAGTGTTTTTCATGCCAATGATTGCTGGAATGACTGGAAATACGGGTACTCAATCTCTAGCTGTTGTTGTCCGCGGACTTATTAGCCATGATCTAGATAGAAAAACAGTAGTAAAGTTAGTCACACGGGAATTAGGAGTGGGTTTAATTATAGGTATTACATGCGGAGCACTAATCGCAATTATTGCTTATGTATGGTTAGGTCCAATTTACTCCTTAATAGTGGGCGGTTCATTAATTTTAACCTTAATCATCGGAACAATGGCAGGGACGATCATACCTTTGTTACTGTACAGATTTAACATCGATCCTGCAGTTGCCTCCGGTCCACTTATCACAACATTAAATGATATATTTTCATTAATTGTTTATTTTAGCTTTGCAACTGCATTTCTATCTTATCTATAA
- the pruA gene encoding L-glutamate gamma-semialdehyde dehydrogenase, which yields MVVPYKHEPFTDFTVEINRQEFEAALAKVEAELGKNYDLIINGERIATEDKIVSLNPSNKEQIIGTVSRANIDLAEKAMQVADETFTTWKKWKPEVRADILFKAAAIIRRRKHEFSAYLVLEAGKPWNEADADTAEGIDFLEYYARQMLQLSKGFAVESRPFEHNKLSYIPLGVGVVIPPWNFAFAIMAGMTAAALVTGNTVLLKPAETTSVIAYKFMEVLEEAGLPNGVVNYTPGYGSEIGDYLVDHKRTRFISFTGSKAVGVRIYERAAKVHPGQLWLKRVVAEMGGKDAVIVDKDADLELAAQSIVKSAFGFSGQKCSACSRAIIHQDVYDEVLERAVELTKELTIGAPADFNNFMGPVTDQKAFDKIMSYIEIGKEEGRLMVGGTGDNSKGFFIQPTIFADVNEDARIMHEEVFGPFVAFCKANDFDHALEIANNTEYGLTGAVLTRNRENLEKAREDFHVGNLYFNRGCTGAIVGYHPFGGFNMSGTDSKAGGPDYLLLFTQAKLVSEQL from the coding sequence ATGGTAGTACCATACAAACATGAACCATTTACAGATTTTACAGTAGAAATAAATCGTCAAGAATTTGAGGCTGCGCTTGCTAAAGTAGAAGCTGAGCTTGGAAAGAACTACGATCTTATCATTAATGGTGAAAGAATTGCTACAGAAGACAAAATTGTCTCTCTTAATCCTTCAAATAAAGAACAAATTATCGGTACAGTTTCTAGAGCTAATATTGACTTAGCTGAAAAGGCTATGCAAGTAGCTGATGAAACATTTACTACATGGAAGAAATGGAAGCCTGAAGTTCGTGCAGATATTCTATTTAAAGCTGCGGCAATTATTCGCCGTCGTAAGCATGAATTCTCTGCGTACTTAGTACTAGAGGCTGGTAAGCCTTGGAATGAAGCAGATGCAGACACAGCAGAAGGAATTGATTTCCTTGAATATTATGCACGTCAAATGCTTCAATTAAGCAAAGGTTTTGCTGTTGAAAGTCGCCCGTTTGAACATAACAAACTATCGTATATCCCTCTAGGAGTTGGAGTTGTTATCCCACCTTGGAACTTTGCTTTTGCAATTATGGCTGGAATGACAGCAGCAGCATTAGTAACAGGAAACACTGTATTATTAAAACCTGCTGAAACAACATCTGTTATTGCTTATAAATTTATGGAAGTATTAGAAGAAGCTGGTCTACCAAATGGAGTAGTGAACTATACTCCAGGATACGGATCAGAAATTGGTGACTACTTAGTAGATCACAAGCGCACTCGCTTTATCTCATTTACAGGTTCTAAAGCAGTTGGTGTTCGCATCTATGAGCGTGCTGCAAAAGTTCACCCAGGTCAACTGTGGTTAAAACGCGTAGTAGCTGAAATGGGTGGGAAAGATGCGGTTATCGTTGATAAAGATGCTGATTTAGAATTAGCTGCACAATCAATCGTGAAATCAGCATTTGGTTTCTCAGGACAAAAGTGCTCTGCTTGTTCAAGAGCGATCATCCACCAAGATGTATACGATGAAGTATTAGAAAGAGCTGTAGAGTTAACAAAAGAGTTAACGATTGGTGCTCCTGCTGATTTCAATAACTTTATGGGTCCAGTAACTGATCAAAAAGCATTTGATAAAATCATGAGCTATATTGAAATTGGTAAAGAAGAAGGAAGATTAATGGTAGGTGGAACTGGAGATAACTCCAAAGGTTTCTTTATCCAGCCAACAATTTTTGCTGATGTAAATGAAGATGCTCGCATTATGCATGAAGAAGTATTCGGTCCATTCGTTGCGTTCTGTAAGGCAAATGATTTTGATCATGCGTTAGAAATTGCTAATAATACTGAATACGGTTTAACTGGTGCGGTACTTACTAGAAATAGAGAAAATCTTGAAAAAGCACGTGAGGACTTCCATGTTGGAAACCTATACTTTAATAGAGGTTGTACAGGTGCAATTGTAGGTTACCATCCATTTGGTGGCTTTAACATGTCAGGTACAGATTCTAAAGCTGGTGGACCTGATTATTTATTACTATTTACACAAGCGAAATTAGTATCTGAGCAACTATAA
- a CDS encoding MFS transporter, translating to MENPKENNIPYTLSHILIIFAMLAILIVSNLYIMIPLLGNVATTFSISTSEASLSISVFSFFYACGLIFFGPLSERFGLKETICTGLFVLIILMAAGFFMTNFSTLLLLRALQGFWAASFAPVSFIYVLNVLNIEHRGIAIGVINTGFLSAGVIGQLLSSSVNIVYGWQSIFLTLAILYSFLLIYSLNKLPRPRKQKQSRSIPTLLRTIISIPFRQDLKRLYFITFTTLLAFVAYYTALENFFSTNTDATPSTTLMVRGFGLIGLIITIYSTKIGTRFGYENTILFGLTLKLIGLLFSGTINVYLIAFGSIVFVAGVAIIIPSLIQLIGYKGGHDRSLTISMYSFILLLGASFGSGITVFSSYFIQLFTLATLLFGSFIIILIEKSGSNIKKT from the coding sequence ATGGAAAACCCTAAAGAAAACAATATACCTTATACTCTAAGTCATATATTAATTATTTTTGCAATGTTGGCTATTTTGATTGTCTCTAATCTTTACATCATGATCCCTCTCTTAGGAAATGTAGCAACTACTTTTTCTATTTCAACTTCAGAAGCTAGCCTTTCTATTAGTGTATTTTCATTCTTTTACGCATGTGGATTAATTTTTTTCGGTCCCTTATCAGAACGGTTTGGTCTAAAAGAGACCATTTGCACAGGCTTATTCGTTCTAATCATCCTAATGGCAGCAGGCTTTTTCATGACTAACTTCTCTACTCTTCTTCTCCTAAGAGCGCTACAAGGGTTTTGGGCAGCTTCATTCGCACCTGTATCATTTATATATGTATTGAATGTATTAAATATAGAACATCGCGGGATAGCAATCGGAGTTATTAATACAGGGTTTTTATCAGCTGGAGTCATCGGTCAATTACTAAGCTCTTCAGTAAACATCGTTTATGGTTGGCAGAGCATTTTTCTTACTTTAGCAATTTTGTATTCATTTCTTCTAATTTACTCTCTAAATAAGCTTCCACGACCAAGGAAACAAAAACAATCAAGGTCTATCCCAACATTATTAAGGACCATAATATCAATTCCTTTTCGACAAGATTTAAAAAGACTTTACTTCATTACATTTACAACTTTACTAGCATTTGTAGCCTACTATACAGCGCTAGAAAATTTCTTTTCAACGAATACGGATGCTACTCCTTCGACGACGTTAATGGTCCGTGGGTTTGGCCTAATTGGGTTAATTATAACTATTTATTCTACTAAGATTGGCACACGCTTCGGCTATGAGAATACAATTCTTTTCGGTCTTACTTTAAAGCTCATAGGTTTACTATTTAGTGGCACAATAAATGTCTACCTCATCGCTTTTGGTTCTATCGTTTTCGTTGCAGGGGTTGCAATCATTATTCCTTCCCTTATTCAACTTATCGGTTACAAAGGCGGGCATGACCGGAGTCTAACAATTTCTATGTATAGCTTCATTTTGCTATTGGGAGCAAGCTTCGGAAGTGGCATTACTGTTTTCTCAAGCTACTTCATTCAGCTTTTTACCTTAGCTACTTTGTTATTTGGTTCCTTCATTATTATTCTTATCGAGAAAAGTGGCTCAAACATAAAAAAAACGTAA
- a CDS encoding proline dehydrogenase family protein, whose product MVLRNFFLFLSKNKTLNKGAKKWGLKLGAKQVIPGVTIESAMDAVKQLNSQGLACTVDHLGEFVFNREEAIEAADYCVRTLEAIAETGVNCNLSLKLTQLGLDIDRNLCRDNMRSILATAQKHNIFVRIDMEDYSHLDATLDLLAELRREYSNVGTVIQAYLYRAARDIEDLKGVSLRLVKGAYKESPEVALQDKAEIDENYLKIIKQHLLNGSYTAIASHDHNIIAKVKQFAKENDIPKTQFEFQMLYGFRTDMQQDIANEGYTMRIYVPFGNDWYGYFMRRLAERPQNVAFALRGLLK is encoded by the coding sequence ATGGTTTTAAGAAATTTTTTCCTCTTTCTATCGAAAAATAAGACACTAAATAAAGGTGCCAAAAAATGGGGACTTAAGCTTGGTGCTAAACAAGTAATCCCTGGGGTAACAATAGAAAGTGCTATGGATGCAGTTAAACAGTTAAATTCTCAAGGTCTTGCTTGTACTGTCGATCATTTAGGCGAATTTGTCTTTAATCGTGAGGAAGCAATTGAGGCTGCTGATTACTGTGTGAGAACATTAGAGGCTATAGCAGAGACGGGTGTAAACTGCAATCTTTCATTAAAGCTTACGCAGTTAGGTCTTGATATTGATCGTAACCTATGTCGAGACAATATGAGAAGTATTTTAGCGACAGCACAAAAGCATAATATTTTTGTGAGAATTGATATGGAAGACTACTCTCATTTAGATGCTACGCTAGACTTATTAGCAGAATTACGTCGAGAGTATTCAAACGTTGGAACGGTAATTCAAGCATATCTATACCGAGCAGCACGTGATATTGAAGATTTAAAGGGTGTATCTCTTCGTTTGGTAAAAGGAGCTTATAAAGAGTCTCCTGAAGTTGCTTTACAAGATAAAGCAGAAATCGATGAAAATTACCTTAAAATCATTAAACAGCACTTATTAAATGGAAGTTATACGGCTATTGCATCTCATGACCATAATATTATTGCCAAAGTAAAGCAGTTTGCCAAAGAAAATGATATCCCGAAAACTCAATTTGAGTTTCAAATGTTATATGGCTTCCGTACAGATATGCAACAAGATATTGCTAATGAAGGTTATACAATGCGTATCTACGTGCCATTTGGAAACGACTGGTACGGCTATTTTATGAGAAGACTTGCGGAAAGACCACAGAATGTCGCTTTTGCATTACGAGGACTTTTAAAATAA
- the rocF gene encoding arginase: protein MKKKISIIGVPMDLGQRRRGVDMGPSAIRYANVVERLQSLDYEVNDIGDIEIGRPNRFDIIDEENLKDLKEVVKANQKLASAVSDIVAMDQFPLVLGGDHSIAIGTLAGVAEHHKNLGVIWFDAHGDLNTGDTSPSGNIHGMSLAVSLGIGHPYLTGINGFAPKIKPENVVIIGARALDPGEKELIKEKGIKVYTMHEIDRLGMTKVMEEAIAHVSNGTDGVHLSLDLDAIDPHDAPGVGTPVLGGTSYRETHLAMEMLAEAGIVTSAEFVEVNPILDDKNNTATVAVALMGSLFGEKLL, encoded by the coding sequence ATGAAGAAGAAAATATCGATTATTGGAGTGCCGATGGATTTAGGTCAACGACGCCGTGGTGTTGATATGGGCCCTAGTGCCATCCGTTATGCAAATGTTGTTGAACGTCTACAATCCCTTGATTACGAAGTAAATGATATTGGTGACATAGAAATCGGCAGACCTAATCGTTTTGATATAATAGATGAAGAAAATTTAAAAGATTTAAAAGAAGTAGTGAAAGCAAATCAAAAACTTGCATCAGCAGTATCTGATATCGTTGCTATGGATCAATTTCCATTAGTTTTAGGAGGAGATCATAGTATTGCAATTGGAACTCTTGCTGGTGTTGCAGAACACCATAAGAACTTAGGGGTTATTTGGTTTGATGCTCATGGTGACTTAAATACAGGTGATACCTCACCTTCTGGAAATATTCACGGGATGTCCTTGGCAGTTAGTTTAGGGATAGGTCACCCGTATTTAACTGGTATTAATGGTTTTGCTCCAAAAATCAAACCAGAAAATGTAGTCATTATTGGTGCACGGGCCCTTGATCCGGGTGAAAAAGAGCTTATTAAAGAAAAAGGGATTAAAGTATACACAATGCACGAAATTGACCGTCTAGGTATGACAAAAGTGATGGAAGAAGCGATTGCGCACGTCTCTAATGGTACAGATGGTGTTCATTTAAGTCTTGATTTAGATGCCATTGATCCACACGATGCCCCGGGTGTAGGAACTCCAGTACTAGGTGGTACATCATACCGTGAAACGCACTTGGCAATGGAGATGTTAGCGGAAGCTGGAATTGTTACCTCAGCTGAGTTCGTTGAAGTTAATCCGATTTTAGATGACAAAAATAATACTGCAACAGTGGCTGTAGCCTTAATGGGATCACTGTTCGGTGAAAAGCTTCTATAA